The sequence below is a genomic window from Nocardia fluminea.
GCCCATCTTCGGGTCGACGGTGATCGCGCCGGAGCCGTAGCCGTTGGTGGCGACCATCGTGATGGCTTTGGTTGCCATCGCGGCGTTCGCCTGGCTCGGGGAGGGAGTGCCTGCGAAGACGATGCCTTTGGCGCCTGCGGCGACGGCGGCGGTGATGGGCTCGGCGGGGGCGTCGAGGTAGCTGTGGGCGATGTCGACACGCGGGAGGGTGTCGCGGGGGATCGTGGTGAGGTCGAACGGGGTTGCCCAGCGGGCGGGGTCGTCGCAGTGCTGGACGCGGGCGGGGGCGCGTTGCACGCGGATGCTCGCCTGGTCGATGGTGCCGAGGTCGCCGTATTCGTGGGTGGTGAACGTGTGGACGCGGGTGGAGTCGGTTTTGGTGGCGTCGCGGGCGGGCAGAATCTGATCGTTGAGGGCGATGACCGTGCCGAAACAGGTGGTGCGGTTGCTCGCCGCGAGGCGGATCGCGTTGTACAGGTTGACCGGTCCGTCGCTGCCGATCGCGGTCCACGGTCGCATCGCACCGGTCACCACGACCGGTTTCGGGCTGCGCACGGTGAGGTCGAGGAAATAGCTCAGTTCTTCCATGGTGGCCGAACCGGTGCTGACCACCACCGAATCATGGTCTCGGAGGCGGCGTTCGACCAGTTGCGACAAGTCGTAGAGGTCGGTGACGGTGTACTCCCCGGATCCCTTCTGCCCGAAGTCCTCGGTCGACACGGCGGCGACATCACCGATTTCGGGGCGCAGCGAGTCGACGAGTTCGCCGATCGGGCGGGTGCCCGGTCGATAGGTTTCGAGGTCGGTGCGCCGGTCGGAGGTGCCCGCGATGGTGCCGCCGAGACCGATCACCGCGACCCGCTGCGCGGGGCCCGCCGGGGCCGGCTCCGCTGAGCTGACACCGATTCCGGCCCCGGCGACTGTTCCGGCGAGAGCGATCGTGGCGGCGATTTTCGCGACTGTGGGCATGTGACTCACGGTAGGAACGGCGCATACCTGACCACATCACTCCGGCGCGGTAGCTCGAGCCGATACCGAGGTACTGCGCGGGCGATCAGATCGTCTTGATGATGCCGCCGTCGATCACACTCTGTGGCCCGAACTCCTCGCAGAGTCGTTTGCGAGTTCGGCGGCGGTATCGACAGCGAGGCAACCGCGTCGGGGTCGACGAGGCGATGTCCAGAACGACTGAGGCGCGCAGGTATTCGCGCAGGCACTTCCGGGTGGTCCCCGGCCTGGACATGTAGGCCTCGGCCATGGCCACACCCAGTCGGCCGTAGCGGTCGAGAACGACGTCGAACAGAGCGCGCTTGCTGCCGAAAGTCCGCGTGTCGAGCGTTATCTCAGCGATCGCCTCCGGTGCGTCCGCGCTCGGGTAAGACGAGCTGGGCGCCGGTGGTCGGGTGATCGAAGACATCGACGGGGTGGTGGTAGACCGTGGTGAGCAGTTCGCGGGTGAGGATCTCGCGTAGGGGGCCGTCGGCGGCGACGCGGCCCGCGTCCAGGACGGTGACCCGGTCGGCGTAGGCGGCGGCCACCCCCAGATCGTGGACGACGACGACCACGGCGGCGCCTTCGGTGGCACGGGTGGCGGCCAAGCGCAGCACGGCTTCCTGGTGACCGAGGTCCAAGGCGGCGGTCGGCTCGTCGAGCAGCAAGGTGGCGGTGTCCTGGGCGAGGACGCGCGCCAGCGCTACCCGCGCGCGCTCGCCCCCCGACAGCGACGGGAACACGCGCGTGGCGAGGTGGGTGACGTCGGTGGCGGCCATCGCTGCGGCGATGAGCGCGTCGTCGTTGTCGGCCGCCGCGGTGTGCAGCCACGGGGCGCGGCCCATGGCCACGACCTCACGGGCGGTGAAAGGGAAGCCGACAGCGTGGGATTGGGGCAGGACAGCGCGGCGGCGGGCCATGTCGGCGGGGGTCCAGTGCGAGAGCGCGTGGCCTTCGAGTTTCACCGTGCCCGCGCTGGCCTCGAGTTCGCCGGCAAGGGCGGCGAGCAGGCTGGACTTGCCCGCACCGTTCGGGCCGACGAGCGCGACGATCTCCCCGGCCGCGACCTGGAAGTCGACCTCCTCGAGGACGGTACGGGCGCCCCGCTGGACGGTGAGCCCGGTGGCGCGCAGGGTGACGGTGCCGAGTTGCGGGCGTGCGGGCACGTCGGGGGTTCGCGCGAACAGCGAACGCCAGGAGGCGCGGCGTTCGCGGGTGGTGTCGGTCATCCCCAGCCTCCCGCGCGGGCACGGGTGCGGCGTAGCAGCCAGAAGAAGAACGGGCCGCCGATCAGGGAGGTGAGCATGCCCAGCGGCAGGTCGGCGTTGTGGACCAGCGTGCGGGCGGCGACGTCGGCGCCGAGCAGCACCACCGCGCCCACGATCGCGCTGAGCGGGACGAGCACCCGGTGGCCGGGGCCGACCATCATGCGGACCAGATGCGGCACGATCAGCCCCACGAACAAGATGATGCCGCTGAACGCCACGCCCGCCGCGGTGAGCACGGCGACCACCACGATCACCTGCCTGCGCAGCCGCTCCACGTCGACACCGAGGTGGCGGGCCGCGGAATCGCCGAGCGCGAGCAGGTCCAGGCGTGGTGCGATGAGGATCGCGGCCAGGATGCCGGCCGAGGCCAGCACCGCCACGACAGCCACCGACTGCCAGGTGGCGCCGTTGAGGCTGCCGAGCTGCCAGAACACGATCTGATCCCGCGCGGCGGGGCTGGCGACGAACAGCAGCAGCGCGATCAACCCGCCGGCGAAGGCGTTGATCGCGACACCGGTGAGGATCAGCGTCACCACCTCGGTACGCCCGTTCGACCTCGACAACACATAGACCAGGGCGGTGGTGATCAACCCGGCGACGAAGGCGGCCGCCGCCACCGACCACGCGGCGACGAACGCACCGCCGACCACGATCACCGTGCCCGCGCCGACCGCCGCACCGGCCGAGACCCCGATGACGCCGGGTTCGGCGAGCGGATTGGCGAACACCCCCTGCAACAACGCTCCCGCTGTCGCCAGGCAAGCCCCGACCAGGACGGCGAGGGCCACCCGAGGGAACCGCACCTCCCACAGCGTCACCTCACCGGCCGGATGCGCGGGCATCGGCCCGATGTCCAGGCCGATCCGGTGCGCCACACTGCCGAGCACCTCGGCGACGGTCGTGGGGACCTGCCCGAGCACCGCCGAGACCAGCGCCAGCACGAGCAGGGCGAGCAACGCCCCCGCGAACACGACGCTCACGCGCGTGCCCCGGTGCCCCGTGGGCGGCAGCGGATCGGGGGTGGCGTCGGTGATCCGCGGGGTGTCCGCGGCTTTGGTCAGGTCGGGGACTTCGCTCATGCGGGGTCCGCCCGGCACGACTGCTGGGCGCTCATGCCGATTTGCCGTAGACGGCGTCGGACAGCGCGGAGACCACGCGGCCGGTATTGGGGCCGAAACTCAGGATCACCGCGTCGGACATGTCGACCACGCGCCGACTGCGGCCCGCCGGAGTCTGGGCGATGCCGGGCACCTTCTCCAGTCCTTCGACGCCCCCCACCGATTTCAGCCCGTCCGACATCACCAGCAGCACGTCGGGGGCGGCGGCGATCATGGCCTCGCTGGTGATGGACACGAACGGCTCGTTCACTCCCGAGGCGGTGCCCGCGTCCACGCCACCGATCGCGGCGATCAGCGAATCCGCGCCGGAGCCGGGCCCGGCCATCATGGTGATCGCGGCGCTGCGCAGATACAGGAACGCGATCTTGGGCTGTGGATCCTGCTTCGGCACGCGGGCCGTCGCCGCGGCGATCTCGTCCTTGGTGCGGGCGCCGAGCTGCTTGCCCGCTTCGGGAACGCCCAGCGCGGTGCCCACGGCCTCGATCTGTGGGACGACGCCGTCCATGCTGCGATCGGGGTCGAAGTAGACGACGGTCACTCCCGCCGCACGCAGCTGCTCGCGGACGGCCGGGGCCGCGCTGGTGGTGTCGGTGAGGAACACCGACGGGCGCAGGTTCAGCACCGCTTCGACGCTGAGGCTGCCGTTGCCACCGGCCACATTGGGTACCGCGGCGACGGCGGGAAACGACGCCGAGGTGCTGCGGCCGACGAGGTTCGCGCCCAGGCCCAGCGCCCACACGGTCTGGGCGAGGGTGCCGTACCGGTCGACGGCGATGATCCGTGAGGTGTCGGCGATGGTGACGTCGGTGCCGTCGTGGGATTTCACCGTCACCGGCAACCGTGGATTCGGTGCGGGTCCGATCGGCACGGGGTCGAGGTCGGCGAGCTGGGCGGTCACCGGCCCACCGGAATTGGCAGTCGATGCAGGATTGCTTCCGGTGCAAGCGACGGCGCCGGTCAGCACCGTCGCCGCGAGCATCGCCGTCAGCACACCACGCAGTTTCATGCAGGTAAGGCTAGCCATCATTCGGAACGGGCGCTCACGTCGTCCAGTGCGGCCGCGATCGCCCGCGGCAACTCGAGAGTTTCGGCGGCCAGCACGCCGGTGAGCTGACCGATATCGCGGGCACCGACGATCATGCTCGTGATGCCCGGCCGGTCACGGATCCAGGCCAGCGCCACCGCCAGCGGTGACGTGCCCAGCCCGTCGGCGGCGGTGACCAGCGCGTCGACCACCCTGGTCGCCCGGTCGTCGTCGAGCCTGCGCCGGATCTCGGCCGCGGTCGCCTCGTCGGCGCCCCGCGAATCCGCCGGAACACCGTCGCGGTACTTGCCGGTCAAGATCCCACCCGCCAGCGGCGCCGACGCGACGATGCCGACCCCGTGGTGGCGTGCGGCGGGAATCACATCGTTCTCGGTGCCACGCGCGAGCAGCGAGTACGGCGTCTGCGCGGCGCTGATCGGCGCGATCGCGGCCAGACTCGCCAACTGCCACGCCGCGAAACCACGGACCCCCGCGTACCGGGTGCGGCCGGTCCGCACCGCGGTCTCCAGGGTCGCCGCCACCTCGTCGAGCGGGGTGTAGGGGTCCCAGGCGGCGATGCTCCAGATGTCGAGATGGTCGGTGCCCAGTTCGAGCAGGGTCCGGTCGAGTTGTTTGAGCAGCGTGCGCCGCGACGCGTCGACCACCGGGCCCACCGCCGCGGGCGCGGGCACCGAGTCACCGACCCCGGCGCCGGGTGCGTGCATCACCACACCCGCGCTGCCGCTGAGCACCAATTCGTCACGCGACACCAGATCGCCGAGCAGCTCCGCCAGGATCCGCTGCGCCGCCCCCTCGCCGTAGACGGGCGAGATGTCGACGAGCGTGCCACCGGCCTCGGTGAACGCCGCCAGCTGCACCGACGCCTCGTCGGCATCGGTATGCGTCCCCCA
It includes:
- a CDS encoding asparaginase is translated as MPTVAKIAATIALAGTVAGAGIGVSSAEPAPAGPAQRVAVIGLGGTIAGTSDRRTDLETYRPGTRPIGELVDSLRPEIGDVAAVSTEDFGQKGSGEYTVTDLYDLSQLVERRLRDHDSVVVSTGSATMEELSYFLDLTVRSPKPVVVTGAMRPWTAIGSDGPVNLYNAIRLAASNRTTCFGTVIALNDQILPARDATKTDSTRVHTFTTHEYGDLGTIDQASIRVQRAPARVQHCDDPARWATPFDLTTIPRDTLPRVDIAHSYLDAPAEPITAAVAAGAKGIVFAGTPSPSQANAAMATKAITMVATNGYGSGAITVDPKMGVVSGGDLAPKKARLLLLLALSKTTDHDQIVAWFHDHGNQQF
- a CDS encoding heme ABC transporter ATP-binding protein, giving the protein MTDTTRERRASWRSLFARTPDVPARPQLGTVTLRATGLTVQRGARTVLEEVDFQVAAGEIVALVGPNGAGKSSLLAALAGELEASAGTVKLEGHALSHWTPADMARRRAVLPQSHAVGFPFTAREVVAMGRAPWLHTAAADNDDALIAAAMAATDVTHLATRVFPSLSGGERARVALARVLAQDTATLLLDEPTAALDLGHQEAVLRLAATRATEGAAVVVVVHDLGVAAAYADRVTVLDAGRVAADGPLREILTRELLTTVYHHPVDVFDHPTTGAQLVLPERGRTGGDR
- a CDS encoding FecCD family ABC transporter permease; translation: MSEVPDLTKAADTPRITDATPDPLPPTGHRGTRVSVVFAGALLALLVLALVSAVLGQVPTTVAEVLGSVAHRIGLDIGPMPAHPAGEVTLWEVRFPRVALAVLVGACLATAGALLQGVFANPLAEPGVIGVSAGAAVGAGTVIVVGGAFVAAWSVAAAAFVAGLITTALVYVLSRSNGRTEVVTLILTGVAINAFAGGLIALLLFVASPAARDQIVFWQLGSLNGATWQSVAVVAVLASAGILAAILIAPRLDLLALGDSAARHLGVDVERLRRQVIVVVAVLTAAGVAFSGIILFVGLIVPHLVRMMVGPGHRVLVPLSAIVGAVVLLGADVAARTLVHNADLPLGMLTSLIGGPFFFWLLRRTRARAGGWG
- a CDS encoding heme/hemin ABC transporter substrate-binding protein, translated to MKLRGVLTAMLAATVLTGAVACTGSNPASTANSGGPVTAQLADLDPVPIGPAPNPRLPVTVKSHDGTDVTIADTSRIIAVDRYGTLAQTVWALGLGANLVGRSTSASFPAVAAVPNVAGGNGSLSVEAVLNLRPSVFLTDTTSAAPAVREQLRAAGVTVVYFDPDRSMDGVVPQIEAVGTALGVPEAGKQLGARTKDEIAAATARVPKQDPQPKIAFLYLRSAAITMMAGPGSGADSLIAAIGGVDAGTASGVNEPFVSITSEAMIAAAPDVLLVMSDGLKSVGGVEGLEKVPGIAQTPAGRSRRVVDMSDAVILSFGPNTGRVVSALSDAVYGKSA
- a CDS encoding aldo/keto reductase → MEQRTVGRSGLRVSRIGLATHTWGTHTDADEASVQLAAFTEAGGTLVDISPVYGEGAAQRILAELLGDLVSRDELVLSGSAGVVMHAPGAGVGDSVPAPAAVGPVVDASRRTLLKQLDRTLLELGTDHLDIWSIAAWDPYTPLDEVAATLETAVRTGRTRYAGVRGFAAWQLASLAAIAPISAAQTPYSLLARGTENDVIPAARHHGVGIVASAPLAGGILTGKYRDGVPADSRGADEATAAEIRRRLDDDRATRVVDALVTAADGLGTSPLAVALAWIRDRPGITSMIVGARDIGQLTGVLAAETLELPRAIAAALDDVSARSE